Proteins encoded in a region of the Anopheles aquasalis chromosome 2, idAnoAquaMG_Q_19, whole genome shotgun sequence genome:
- the LOC126570690 gene encoding uncharacterized protein LOC126570690, protein MANESSLSALTVGFIGGGNMAYAIASGLLKNGILQPGQIHVTATNLTTLKERWSTLEVTHLGTDNIALIERCSIIFLCIKPQMLHAFLVAIDARVQKGGRPDCRNKLVVSILAGVTLDQLISKLAPLGTTTIVRTMPNTPMQVGLGCTVYCPDKYAIDKSNEVVKELYSTLKLMLGSLGKAFEVQESQINAVTGLAGCGPAYVYEFIEALADGGVKQGIPRAMALQLAAQTVMGAAKMVLTTGKHPAVLKDEVCSPGGATIHGVHALEQGSMRGTVMNAVEKATKRAEELS, encoded by the exons atggccaacgAAAGCAGCCTGTCGGCTTTGACCGTCGGATTCATAGGCGGTGGTAACATGGCATATGCTATCGCCTCGGGATTGCTGAAAAATG GTATCCTACAACCCGGCCAAATCCACGTCACGGCAACGAACCTAACCACCCTCAAAGAACGTTGGAGCACGCTCGAAGTGACGCATCTGGGGACCGATAACATCGCGCTGATAGAGCGGTGCAGCATCATTTTCCTGTGCATCAAACCACAGATGCTACATGCGTTTCTTGTCGCGATCGACGCCCGCGTACAGAAAGGAGGGAGACCCGACTGTAGAAACAAATTGGTCGTATCGATTCTGGCCGGTGTCACGTTGGATCAATTGATTTCAAAGTTGGCGCCTCTAGGGACCACAACGATCGTTCGCACAATGCCCAACACACCGATGCAGGTTGGGCTTGGTTGTACCGTGTACTGTCCCGACAAGTATGCCATCGATAAGTCCAACGAAGTTGTAAAGGAACTGTACAGCACACTGAAGCTGATGCTCGGTTCGCTTGGAAAAGCTTTTGAGGTGCAGGAAAGCCAGATCAATGCCGTTACGGGGCTGGCCGGTTGTGGTCCCGCTTATGTGTACGAGTTCATCGAGGCACTAGCCGATGGAGGCGTTAAGCAAGGGATTCCCCGTGCCATGGCTCTCCAGCTGGCCGCACAAACGGTCATGGGTGCTGCGAAAATGGTACTGACTACCGGCAAACATCCGGCCGTACTGAAGGACGAAGTGTGCTCGCCCGGAGGTGCCACCATCCATGGTGTCCATGCGCTGGAGCAGGGATCGATGCGCGGAACCGTTATGAATGCGGTCGAAAAGGCTACGAAACGTGCGGAAGAACTTTCCTAA
- the LOC126570691 gene encoding pre-mRNA-splicing factor 18 has product MDILKAEIARKRKLLEEKKLVDDKKKYFKRGELLAHEEQEYLEKSGYNNTDRIASSGTDAKDGASSVGDDPKYDFRKLPRSEVIRKLRERGEPILLFGETEEQSCNRLRQLEISAPEVNRGFRNDFQEAMEQVDEAYLNEILSSNGQTSGLGKAKNSNEDYDVDDSVTYDSILEMAVRLGRSGKDHDCLVIMTLIQFLLKMWNDQLNSVTAAERMATKNKIARATFEQTRLYLRPLLRKLKNKTIPEDILDSLTDITKSLLKRDYIHASDAYLTMAIGNAPWPIGVTMVGIHARTGREKIFSKNVAHVMNDETQRKYIQGLKRLMTKMQDYFPTDPSRCVEYVSKKDRQD; this is encoded by the exons ATGGATATTCTGAAGGCAGAAATAGCACGGAAAAGAAAGCTactggaagagaaaaaactgGTG GACGATAAGAAAAAGTACTTCAAACGGGGTGAGCTGCTGGCACACGAGGAGCAGGAATATTTGGAGAAAAGTGGCTACAACAATACCGATCGGATAGCGAGCAGTGGAACCGATGCCAAGGACGGTGCGTCGTCTGTGGGCGATGATCCGAAGTATGATTTTCGTAAACTTCCGCGCTCGGAGGTGATCCGGAAGTTGCGCGAACGCGGTGAACCGATCCTGCTGTTCGGCGAAACGGAAGAGCAATCCTGCAACCGGTTACGTCAGCTGGAAATTTCTGCCCCCGAGGTGAACCGAGGTTTCCGGAACGATTTCCAAGAAGCGATGGAACAGGTCGACGAAGCATATCTCAATGAGATTCTCAGTTCGAACGGACAGACATCGGGATTGGGAAAGGCAAAGAACAGCAATGAAGACTACGATGTGGATGATAGCGTAACGTACGATTCGATTTTGGAAATGGCCGTACGGTTGGGACGCAGCGGTAAGGATCACGACTGTCTCGTGATAATGACGCTCATCCAGTTTCTGCTGAAGATGTGGAATGATCAGCTGAATTCGGTAACGGCGGCCGAACGGATGGCTACCAAGAACAAGATCGCTCGGGCAACGTTCGAGCAGACGCGTCTTTACCTGCGGCCGTTGCTGCGGAAGCTGAAGAACAAAACGATCCCAGAGGACATTCTCGATAGTTTGACGGACATTACGAAGAGTTTGCTGAAGCGAGATTACATTCATGCGAGCGATGCGTACCTTACGATGGCCATCGGTAACGCACCGTGGCCGATCGGTGTCACGATGGTCGGTATTCACGCGCGTACGGGGCGGGAGAAGATTTTCTCCAAAAACGTAGCGCACGTCATGAACGACGAAACGCAGCGCAAGTACATTCAAGGGCTGAAGCGGTTAATGACCAAGATGCAGGACTACTTCCCGACCGATCCATCGCGCTGTGTGGAGTATGTGAGCAAAAAAGATCGTCAAGATTAG
- the LOC126572186 gene encoding 60S ribosomal protein L4, translating to MSLTASRPLISVYTEKNEAAKDKGISLPVLFKAPIRPDVVSEVSQLMRRNKRQPYAVSEAAGHQTSAESWGTGRAVARIPRVRGGGTHRSGQGAYGNMCRGGRMFAPTKTWRRWHRKINVNLKRYALVSALAATGVPALVQSRGHVIDGIAELPLVVSDDVQKFQKTKQAVKFLRRSKVWADVQKVYNSQRLRAGRGKMRNRRRIQRRGPLVIYAKDEGLRKAFRNIPGVDTMNVFKLNLLKLAPGGHVGRLCVWTESAFAKLDEIYGTWKEKSKYKKDYNLPTPIMANTDLSRLLKSEEIRRVLKAPKRKVHRHVRRLNPLTNTRQLVKLNPYAEVTKRRALLAAKLRKCERIVAKAKLRNRTLRKNDPALRFIAEEKNRKKQLLANNAKRLALVAKRKADKKAGIKPVKKAPTVAVPEKKVKKVKKQPAAAAPAKK from the exons ATG AGTTTGACGGCATCTCGCCCCCTGATCAGTGTTTACACTGAGAAGAATGAAGCGGCTAAGGACAAGGGAATCTCGCTCCCGGTCCTGTTCAAGGCTCCGATCCGTCCGGATGTCGTGAGCGAAGTGTCGCAGCTGATGCGCCGCAACAAGCGCCAGCCGTACGCGGTTAGCGAGGCTGCCGGTCACCAGACGTCGGCCGAATCGTGGGGTACCGGTCGTGCCGTAGCCCGTATTCCGCGTGTGCGCGGTGGCGGTACCCACCGCTCCGGTCAGGGTGCGTACGGTAACATGTGCCGTGGTGGACGTATGTTCGCCCCGACCAAGACCTGGCGCAGATGGCACCGTAAGATCAACGTGAACCTGAAGCGCTACGCCCTGGTGTCCGCTCTGGCCGCCACCGGTGTTCCGGCTTTGGTTCAGTCGCGCG GTCACGTCATCGATGGAATTGCTGAGCTGCCGTTGGTTGTTTCCGACGACGTGCAGAAGTTCCAGAAGACCAAGCAGGCGGTGAAGTTCCTGCGCCGCTCGAAGGTCTGGGCTGATGTCCAGAAGGTGTACAACTCGCAGCGTCTGCGTGCCGGACGCGGTAAGATGCGTAACCGCCGTCGCATCCAGCGCCGTGGCCCGTTGGTCATCTACGCCAAGGATGAGGGTCTGCGCAAGGCGTTCCGTAACATTCCGGGCGTCGACACGATGAACGTGTTCAAGCTGAACCTGCTGAAGCTGGCCCCGGGTGGTCACGTTGGTCGCCTGTGCGTCTGGACGGAGTCGGCGTTCGCTAAGCTGGACGAGATCTACGGCACCTGGAAGGAGAAGTCCAAGTACAAGAAGGACTACAACCTGCCGACGCCGATCATGGCCAACACTGATCTGAGCCGGCTGCTCAAGTCGGAAGAGATCCGCCGTGTGCTGAAGGCACCGAAGCGCAAGGTGCACCGCCATGTGCGCCGTCTCAATCCGCTGACCAACACGCGCCAGCTCGTGAAGCTGAACCCGTACGCTGAGGTGACCAAGCGCCGGGCCCTGCTGGCCGCCAAGCTGCGCAAGTGCGAACGTATCGTTGCCAAGGCGAAGCTACGCAACCGCACCCTGCGCAAGAACGACCCGGCCCTGCGCTTCATCGCTGAGGAGAAGAACCGCaagaagcagctgctggccaacaaCGCCAAGCGACTGGCTCTGGTCGCCAAGAGGAAGGCAGATAAGAAGGCTGGTATTAAGCCGGTCAAGAAGGCACCGACGGTTGCCGTGCCggagaagaaagtgaagaaggtgaagaagcagCCAGCGGCGGCCGCGCCGGCCAAGAAGTAA
- the LOC126569273 gene encoding pre-mRNA-splicing factor SPF27, whose product MAGEVLVDALPYIDLGYDDPGVREAAIAMVEEECRRYRPTKNYLEHLPSLNTTTFETELMAAEFERIQNRLPMEPLSMKRYELPPPPTGKMNEVTAWLESVDNSMAQLEHQAVRAMNLELMSEYGCEMWKSYLETLVAMQAKCQTRLAEIKKEIQDVNWARKTKQTQGGEKLRSLEAQWVMLVSKNYEIEQACAKLEERLYQKKLELNALQPASASGRRASEEERKDE is encoded by the exons ATGGCTGGTGAAGTGTTGGTCGATGCTCTACCCTACATTGATCTCGGTTACGATGATCCGGGCGTGCGGGAAGCG GCCATCGCTATGGTGGAGGAAGAGTGCCGGCGTTACCGTCCGACGAAAAACTATCTCGAGCATCTACCGTCCCTCAACACGACTACCTTCGAGACCGAGCTTATGGCGGCCGAATTCGAACGCATCCAGAACCGGCTACCGATGGAACCGCTGAGCATGAAACGGTACgagctaccaccgccaccgacgggCAAAATGAACGAGGTGACCGCCTGGCTCGAGAGCGTCGATAACTCGATGGCCCAGCTCGAACACCAAGCCGTCCGTGCCATGAACCTGGAGCTGATGTCGGAGTATGGGTGCGAGATGTGGAAATCCTACCTGGAAACGCTTGTGGCCATGCAGGCCAAGTGCCAGACCCGGCTGGCAGAGATTAAGAAGGAAATCCAAGATGTGAACTGGGCGCGTAAGACGAAACAAACTCAGGGAGGTGAAAAGTTGCGCTCGCTAGAAGCTCAGTGGGTCATGCTGGTTTCAAAGAACTACGAAATCGAACAAGCGTGCGCTAAGCTCGAGGAACGATTGTACCAAAAGAAGCTGGAACTGAACGCATTACAacctgccagtgccagtggaagGCGGGCgagtgaagaagaaaggaaagacgAGTAA
- the LOC126569272 gene encoding protein jim lovell-like, translated as MSSTAAAGLTQQFCVRWNSHLGSLGAAFPQLLAGQRFVDVTLACEGHQVQCHRLVLAACSTYFENLLGENPCQHPIIILPRDIKLWAIQALVDFMYKGEVNVSQAGLPDLMKCAEILKIRGLCGSDAALNLNQIHSPPPPPQRASTGVGASSVSSSGHLSAGSSDLVMPPEADHHHRMTSTKDAPVPNSKNAANSQIQGRTTEQQHHRTHQQRRAGGGSGGGGNGPKGQLLNSLHLQPVGSGVRNDELPQHPDDSGPTSDHGDSSNEVCIKTEDPMIDEDTSSKPCEFDDEELEGVDGADKIDTDAIRCEQQLLDVHAASMEAGGELEEDEQQNGRALVPVCRDGEENDREEVEGLSPCGGGGGSTTTGSDANEPHGADDEAVGSGEGAVEQDEHEVMEVVREETEPRLVVPVAKRRAGGTNGKREERRKRALLSHNHTPPCNNNADPKKSGGPPALQRAAPGSIRVKSLENLFANYHHQTKQPLAAATVKASREKRKAERKYLLNRSEQQQASANSDNSVAEEGFTTLNPADSLVYQRDGMNIYLRPPTQGSANGGSDDGAIVPSTTAQEDDDGYENIICSPNFPQLSGVLGGSYKAEEEDEEEADEDDEQRAAAAAEYGNDRYALELLERIGTAEEIDGTMVLGNGSVEGDSEAEEILFKPRALMGLGKGSGTVRSGGAGSANMRQSQLMRSYGRGGALMSGGSTHTGTSGHGTLTVRKLEPADGGGRGGQTTIRPVRRRLTGRTKEAFNQLFNASGAPPPISFTLRNPRGNQPRSYNTEALWAALMDVKAGESIYRASQMHKVPRKTLRNWMKRWDIKSAYPMPRQLKEAAEKKRIIKELTTQIQ; from the exons ATGAGTAGTACTGCTGCAGCGGGGCTAACGCAGCAGTTCTGCGTCCGGTGGAACAGCCATCTAGGCAGCCTGGGAGCGGCCTTTCCACAG ttgttggCTGGCCAAAGGTTCGTCGATGTTACGCTGGCGTGCGAAGGGCACCAGGTGCAGTGTCACCGGTTGGTGCTGGCCGCCTGTTCGACCTACTTCGAGAATCTCCTCGGCGAGAACCCGTGCCAGCAtccgatcatcatcctgcCGCGGGACATCAAGCTGTGGGCCATCCAGGCGCTGGTCGACTTCATGTACAAAGGAGAAGTGAACGTATCTCAGGCGGGTCTGCCGGATCTGATGAAGTGTGCGGAGATACTGAAAATCCGCGGCCTGTGCGGTTCCGATGCCGCCCTCAATCTTAACCAAATACACagtcctccccctcctccacaACGAGCGTCAACGGGCGTCGGTGCATCGTCGGTTTCATCATCCGGTCACTTGTCTGCGGGCAGCAGTGACCTGGTGATGCCACCGGAAgccgaccatcaccaccggatgACCAGTACAAAGGACGCACCAGTGCCAAACAgtaaaaatgcagcaaacaGCCAAATACAAG GTCGGACAACggaacagcaacatcatcgaaCTCACCAACAAAGAAGAGCAGgaggtggcagtggtggcggtggtaatgGCCCTAAAGGGCAGCTCCTAAACAGTTTGCACCTGCAACCGGTCGGATCAGGAGTGCGGAACGATGAGTTGCCACAGCATCCAGATGACAGTGGTCCCACCAGTGATCACGGAGATAGCAGCAACGAAGTGTGCATCAAAACCGAAGACCCAATGATAG ATGAGGACACAAGCAGCAAACCGTGTGAGTTCGATGACGAAGAGCTGGAAGGAGTGGATGGTGCAGATAAGATAGATACAG ACGCGATACGctgcgagcagcagcttctcgatGTTCATGCAGCATCCATGGAGGCTGGGGGGGAGCTGGAAGAGGACGAGCAGCAGAATGGCCGAGCATtggtgccggtgtgccggGATGGAGAAGAGAATGATAGAGAAGAGGTGGAAGGCTTGTCCCCGTGTGGCGGCGGAGGCGGTAGTACTACCACCGGAAGCGATGCCAATGAGCCCCACGGCGCTGACGATGAAGCAGTGGGCAGTGGAGAAGGAGCGGTGGAGCAGGATGAGCATGAGGTGATGGAGGTGGTGAGAGAAGAGACAGAACCACGGCTGGTGGTGCCCGTGGCCAAACGGCGGGCTGGTGGGACCAATGGAAAGCGGGAGGAACGAAGAAAGCGAGCACTGCTCAGCCATAACCATACGCCACCATGCAATAACAATGCGGACCCGAAGAAGAGCGGTGGTCCACCGGCACTTCAGCGTGCCGCACCGGGCTCCATCCGGGTGAAATCCCTCGAGAATCTCTTTgccaactaccaccaccaaaccaagcAACCTCTAGCGGCGGCCACCGTCAAGGCTTCCCGCGAGAAGCGAAAGGCGGAACGAAAGTATCTCCTCAACCGCAgtgaacagcagcaagcaagtgcCAACAGTGACAACAGTGTCGCGGAGGAGGGTTTCACCACCCTAAACCCTGCCGATTCGCTAGTGTACCAACGGGATGGAATGAATATCTACCTTCGACCACCAACGCAAGGCTCGGCCAACGGGggcagtgatgatggtgcgattGTACCGAGCACGACAGCGcaagaggacgatgatggttaTGAAAACATTATCTGCTCGCCAAATTTCCCACAACTGTCGGGGGTGCTAGGTGGTAGCTATAAggcggaagaggaggacgaagaagaagccgatgaggatgatgagcagcgagcggcagcagcggcggaaTATGGAAACGATCGATACGCCTTGGAGCTACTGGAACGCATTGGAACGGCGGAAGAGATCGACGGCACGATGGTCCTTGGCAATGGAAGCGTGGAAGGTGATAGTGAAGCGGAAGAGATCCTGTTCAAACCACGCGCACTGATGGGTTTAGGGAAGGGTTCCGGTACCGTgcggagtggtggtgctggatcaGCCAATATGCGCCAATCACAACTGATGCGCAGCTACGGCCGAGGCGGTGCGTTGATGAGCGGTGGATCGACGCATACCGGGACCAGCGGACACGGTACGCTCACGGTGCGTAAGCTGGAAccagcggatggtggtggaagaggCGGTCAAACGACAATTCGGCCGGTCCGTCGTCGACTAACCGGTCGCACAAAGGAAGCGTTCAATCAGCTCTTCAATGCTTCCGGTGCTCCACCGCCCATCTCCTTCACTCTGCGCAATCCACGTGGCAACCAACCGCGATCGTACAACACGGAAGCCCTGTGGGCGGCCCTAATGGATGTGAAGGCGGGTGAGAGTATCTATAG aGCTTCGCAAATGCACAAAGTTCCTCGCAAAACGCTGCGCAACTGGATGAAGCGCTGGGACATTAAGTCTGCGTATCCGATGCCGAGGCAGCTGAAAGAAGCGGCCGAGAAGAAGCGCATCATCAAGGAACTGACAACCCAGATTCAATag
- the LOC126569718 gene encoding crossover junction endonuclease EME1 has product MSTQSNPDRLKRLAYIEDQRNQKPGHCNRFLHVVIDPEFLREPHGAQVLPKLTELGCKYELQQQSSPSTVTFYRTVPSKVTTTGTVSDTRVDEPYAVLLLDGASFVSYVRNHQLLAIVRSVKQGLREVGNDGDKQLDRRLSLLVFGLVSYCRQHRGCVGRRQTEQALTELQLYEDISHQLLETDEQVGTFLAQLARSIAERPYKQQQEERYGGADQGQYFGNEKKGCVRVEGTAGLQQLFQAQLIKIPSVTLEIAEAILSVYPTLHALMEAFRVAGEQHAPNLLASIAIRRAGGPIATSARRIGPELSRKIYLLYTSTNPKQEL; this is encoded by the coding sequence ATGTCCACACAATCGAATCCGGATCGATTGAAACGGTTAGCGTACATCGAGGACCAGCGAAACCAGAAACCGGGACACTGCAATCGTTTCCTGCACGTCGTCATTGATCCAGAATTCCTTCGAGAACCGCACGGTGCCCAGGTGCTACCGAAGCTCACGGAGCTGGGTTGCAAGTatgagctgcagcaacaatcgAGCCCATCGACCGTTACCTTCTATCGCACCGTTCCATCCAAAGTGACCACCACTGGGACCGTATCGGACACGCGTGTAGACGAACCGTACGCTgtactgctgctcgatggcgCAAGCTTCGTATCCTACGTACGCAACCATCAGCTTCTGgccatcgttcgatcggtcaAGCAAGGGCTCCGGGAGGTCGGAAATGATGGTGACAAACAACTCGACAGACGGTTAAGTTTGCTGGTCTTTGGATTGGTAAGCTACTGCCGGCAACACCGTGGATGCGTTGGTCGCCGTCAGACTGAGCAAGCGCTCACCGAACTGCAGCTATACGAGGACATATCCCATCAGCTGCTGGAAACGGATGAACAGGTGGGCACTTTCCTTGCTCAGTTGGCGCGTAGTATCGCTGAACGACCAtacaaacagcaacaggaagaaCGGTACGGTGGTGCCGACCAGGGACAGTACTTTGGCAACGAGAAGAAAGGATGCGTGCGAGTTGAAGGAACGGCCGGTTTGCAGCAGCTGTTCCAAGCGCAGCTTATCAAAATACCATCGGTAACGCTAGAGATTGCCGAAGCCATCCTCAGTGTCTATCCGACACTCCACGCACTGATGGAAGCATTTCGTGTGGCCGGGGAACAGCATGCACCGAACCTACTCGCTTCGATCGCGATTCGCCGAGCAGGTGGTCCGATTGCCACATCCGCACGAAGGATAGGACCGGAGTTGAGCCGCAAAATCTATCTACTGTACACTTCCACGAATCCAAAACAAGAACTATGA
- the LOC126569717 gene encoding exosome component 10: MTDKTQKKSATVVDLTEGDEATVCSEMRSPTTMSNGSKVQEFCEAGQKVLLEGMQAVNAMPSGKSRDLYSSHSKFIEIMDSHADNVLGIISGVLQMQGIKGHIELRDREEQLEMLQEFNDNMLERIHSNLDEMAGVKKKVPTMLVEHEVQIAPEPRYRLSGAWNQQSSGSGSSSTPLKATLITATNVARPQVNFKTPIDNSIVNPFVPRIRDKPNSLKPLAVLPEYDDAGNIVSYLHPYEFELDRFQPAKNVFVPGEPQEPLPLETTELVFIDRESQLSALLSDLKAAPQIAIDLEHHSYRTFQGFTCLMQLSTRTKDYIVDTLALRDELHVLNEVFTDPRKLKVLHGAISDIEWLQRDLGLYLVNMFDTGEAARVLQFSRIGLQFLLKHYCNIDTDKAYQLADWRMRPLPPAFIEYARKDTHYLLYIYDRIRNDLLEKGGDNLLQTVYDKSTFLCKQRYQKPIVNEDSIMNIYRRSRHVFDYRQMYALREILYWRDKIARQEDESPGYVLPQHMALDIASKLPREMQGILACCTPVPSLVRQNLHALHQIMQKARELPAVATNQSVTVEQRADNRYKMQTMYDISNPLICPHDDAGYQAHGTEGANLPTLLGDLASSFNRHASLGNAPTTVHLMKRTPDMAVLEAVKIRPLTSNGHIGLNKNDIGEERYAKLIALRYNKTPTNAQPIKLELDESLSYEQKRFNTPYERYLETCRLRRLKELKEQEENRKKFPLAASKLPVQQIAVVETGDSAIKTQGNELEAPPSPPKEAEIPNRKLAKKMRKLAAAKERAKMTQKQLKRREDAKERQAAAKAEKYCFNGTTEMTPEPKQKMPRTSFPLDIDVSSNGGNNGSQVAVKEEAATPSKAPRMEPFQDPAKVPKNDQDDAEARREKNRQKKKAKQNKARAAAALKRSGSGVGTSQSSNKPVPIDFSNIDYSRFKGGSRPLAPPRKGKRGFVGGFSVNVMHPDGSTSTAEVPRNLHPNSRIAKGIKRTEKLFNMSSTNPKRK; this comes from the exons ATGACcgataaaacacaaaagaaatcCGCGACCGTCGTCGACCTTACCGAAGGCGACGAAGCGACCGTCTGTTCGGAAATGCGGTCACCAACAACGATGAGTAATGGCAGCAAGGTTCAAGAGTTTTGCGAG GCAGGACAAAAGGTTCTGTTGGAGGGGATGCAGGCGGTGAATGCGATGCCGTCGGGCAAGTCGCGCGATCTCTACTCGTCCCACTCGAAGTTTATCGAAATCATGGACAGTCACGCCGATAACGTGCTGGGTATAATATCGGGCGTACTGCAAATGCAGGGAATCAAAGGACACATTGAGTT ACGAGATCGGGAAGAGCAGCTGGAAATGCTGCAAGAGTTCAACGATAACATGCTAGAGCGGATACACAGCAATCTGGATGAGATGGCGGGAGTGAAGAAAAAGGTGCCCACGATGCTGGTGGAGCATGAAGTGCAAATTGCTCCCGAACCTCGGTATCGTTTGAGTGGCGCTTGGAATCAGCaaagcagcggcagtggcagcagttcGACGCCGCTTAAAGCGACCCTCATCACCGCGACGAACGTTGCGCGGCCACAGGTCAACTTTAAAACCCCGATCGACAACTCGATCGTGAACCCGTTCGTACCTCGCATTCGAGACAAACCGAACTCGCTCAAACCGTTGGCCGTGCTGCCGGAGTACGATGACGCGGGAAACATCGTAAGCTATCTCCATCCATACGAATTCGAACTCGATCGTTTCCAACCGGCGAAGAATGTGTTTGTGCCGGGCGAACCTCAAGAACCACTGCCCCTCGAAACTACCGAACTGGTGTTTATCGATCGGGAATCGCAACTGTCCGCTTTACTGAGCGACCTAAAGGCTGCCCCACAAATCGCGATCGATCTGGAGCACCATTCGTATCGCACGTTCCAAGGATTTACCTGTTTAATGCAGCTATCTACCCGCACGAAGGATTACATCGTCGATACGCTAGCGTTGCGTGATGAGCTGCACGTGCTGAACGAAGTGTTTACTGACCCCCGGAAGCTGAAGGTACTGCACGGTGCGATCAGTGACATTGAATGGCTGCAGCGTGACCTTGGGCTCTATCTGGTGAATATGTTCGACACTGGCGAAGCGGCGCGCGTTCTGCAGTTCTCCCGGATCGGGCTTCAGTTTCTGTTGAAGCACTACTGTAACATCGACACGGATAAAGCGTATCAGCTAGCCGACTGGCGAATGCGCCCACTGCCGCCTGCCTTCATCGAGTACGCTCGGAAGGATACACACTACCTCCTGTACATCTACGATCGCATACGGAACGATCTGCTCGAGAAGGGTGGCGATAATTTACTGCAGACCGTGTACGATAAGTCAACGTTCCTGTGCAAGCAGCGCTACCAGAAGCCGATCGTGAATGAGGATAGTATCATGAATATCTACCGTCGCTCGCGCCATGTCTTTGATTATCGGCAGATGTACGCGCTGCGGGAGATACTGTACTGGCGTGATAAGATCGCACGGCAGGAAGACGAATCGCCGGGATACGTACTGCCGCAGCACATGGCGCTGGATATTGCGTCCAAGTTGCCACGCGAAATGCAGGGCATCTTGGCGTGCTGTACACCCGTGCCATCTCTCGTGAGACAGAATCTTCACGCACTGCATCAGATCATGCAAAAGGCCCGTGAACTGCCggccgtggccaccaaccagtCGGTTACGGTTGAACAGCGGGCAGACAATCGGTACAAAATGCAAACCATGTACGACATCAGCAATCCACTGATCTGTCCCCATGACGACGCCGGTTACCAGGCGCACGGTACCGAGGGAGCGAATCTACCAACGCTACTGGGTGATTTAGCTAGCAGTTTCAATCGTCATGCGTCCCTTGGTAACGCACCGACTACTGTGCATCTCATGAAACGTACTCCCGATATGGCAGTACTGGAAGCAGTCAAAATT CGTCCACTGACTTCTAATGGTCACATAGGGCTGAACAAGAACGATATTGGAGAGGAGCGATATGCTAAATTGATTGCCTTACGCTACAACAAGACG CCGACGAATGCGCAACCGATAAAACTGGAACTTGATGAAAGTCTCAGCTACGAGCAGAAACGATTCAATACACCGTACGAGCGTTATCTGGAAACGTGCCGGTTGCGCCGCCTTAAGGAGCTTAAAGAGCAGGaagaaaatcgtaaaaagttCCCACTGGCTGCGTCCAAACTTCCCGTACAACAGATAGCTGTTGTCGAAACGGGTGATAGTGCAATCAAAACGCAAGGCAACGAGCTAGAGGCGCCACCGAGCCCACCAAAAGAAGCCGAGATACCAAATAGGAAATTGGCCAAAAAAATGAGAAAGTTGGCGGCTGCAAAGGAACGGGCAAAGATGACGCAGAAGCAACTTAAGCGAAGGGAGGACGCAAAGGAACGTCAAGCCGCCGCAAAGGCTGAAAAGTATTGCTTTAACGGAACCACTGAAATGACTCCCGAACCGAAGCAAAAGATGCCAAGAACGTCGTTCCCGCTTGACATCGACGTTAGCAGTAACGGTGGCAACAACGGATCACAGGTGGCGGTTAAGGAAGAAGCAGCTACACCAAGCAAAGCACCGCGCATGGAACCGTTCCAAGATCCAGCAAAGGTTCCGAAGAACGATCAAGACGACGCGGAAGCTAGGCGAGAGAAGAAccgccagaagaagaaggcaaagcaaaacaaagcacgAGCGGCGGCCGCACTGAAGCGGAGTGGTTCTGGGGTTGGCACAAGCCAATCTTCGAACAAACCCGTCCCGATCGATTTCAGCAATATTGACTACAGTCGTTTCAAGGGTGGCTCGAGACCGTTGGCACCGCCACGGAAAGGCAAACGGGGATTCGTTGGAGGGTTTTCGGTTAATGTTATGCATCCGGACGGTTCGACCAGCACCGCTGAGGTACCACGGAACCTACATCCCAACAGTCGGATCGCGAAGGGAATTAAACGAACGGAAAAACTGTTCAACATGAGCAGTACCAATCCGAAGCGGAAGTAG